Sequence from the Marinobacter antarcticus genome:
AGACTTCTGCTGTCATGGTGTCTCCTCCATCAGGCAAACAGGCGCTGGACTTTTTGCAAGGCGGTAAACAATTGATCCACCTCATCCAGCGTATTATAGAACGCAAAAGAGGCCCGGGCTGTACCGGGAACTCCGTAGAAATCCATCAGTGGCATTGCGCAGTGGTGGCCTGTGCGAATAGCGATGCCTTGCTGATCCAGCAAAGTGCCAATATCACTGGGGTGCAAGCCCTTGATTTTAAAGGACATCACGGGCACCTTGCTCTTTGCGGTACCGATAATGGCCATTCCCGGGACGGTTTCAACCAGCTGATTGGCGCGCTCCAGCAAGGCGTTCTCGGCCGCTTCCATAGCCTCTCTGTCGAAACCGTTCAGGTATTCGATAGCCGCACCCAGGCCCACTGCCTCAGCGATAGCCGGCGTGCCTGCCTCAAATTTGTAGGGCAGGGTGTTCCAGGTTGTGCGTTCGAAAGAGACCCGCTCAATCATTTCGCCGCCGCCCTGGTATGGAGGCATTTCTTCCAGCAATGCGGCTTTGCCGTAAAGCACACCAATGCCCGTCGGGCCAAACAGCTTGTGAGACGAGAACACGTAAAAGTCGCAATCCAGAGCCTGCACATCCGGTTGAAAGTGCGGTACCGCCTGGGCGCCATCAAGCAGCGTGATGATGCCGCGGACTTTGGCCTGTTTAACCATGTCTGCAACAGGGTTGATAGTACCCAGTACGTTGGAAACATGAGTAATGGCAAGAACCCGAGTGCGATCATTCAACAGGCTATTGAACGATTCCAGGTCCAGCTCGCCTTGTGGCGTGACCTGAATCGGCACCACTTTGGCACCTGTACGCTCGGCCAGCATCTGCCAGGGCACAATGTTGGCGTGGTGCTCCATGTGGCTCACCAGAATTTCGTCACCGGCTTTGAGGCGGGGCGCCAGGCCGTTCGCCACCAGGTTGATAGCTTCAGTGGTGCCGCGAGTCCAGATGATTTCCTGGGTGCTACCTGCATTCAGAAAGCTGCGAACGGTTTCCCGGGCGCCTTCAAACGCTGCCGTTGCACGGTCGCCCAGGGTGTGGGCACCGCGGTGAACATTAGAGTGCATTTCCCGGTAATAGCGATCCATGGCATCCAGAACAGCAAGCGGCTTTTGCGCCGACGCACCGTTATCCAGATACACCAGAGGTTTCCCGTTTACCTGCTGAGACAGTATGGGAAAGTCCCGGCGAATGGCTTTTACATCAAACGCCTTATGGGTAGCTGTGTTTGCCACGGACAGGTTGTTCATACCGGTCAGGCCTCCTGAAATGCTTGATCAAAGAACAGGTTCAGCCGGGTTTGCACGGTCTCTCTTACGGCTTCCACCGGAATCTGAGTTACCAGCTCGTTAATGAACGCCATGGTTAGCAGTACGTTGGCTTCACGGCGGCCAATGCCCCGTGAAACCAGATAAAACAGCGATCCCTTGTCGAGCTGACCGATAGTCGCGCCGTGGGCACATTTGACATCGTCGGCGTAGATTTCCAGTTCAGGCTTGGTGTCTATTTCCGCACCGGTGTCAAGCAACAGGTTTTTGTTGTTCATATTTGCGTTGGACTTTTGGGCGTCCTGGTGAATATGAATCCGGCCGTTGAACACCGCGTGAGATTTGTCCGCCGCAATGTTGCGATAGGTTTCTTCGCTATCGCAGCGGGGCGCCACATGCTCGATAGTGGTGTGGTTGTCGTAGTGCTGCGTGCCTTGGGTGACGACTACACCGTTAAGCTTGCACTCCGCGCCTTCGCCTTCCAGTCGCACCTGCAGGTCGTGACGGCGAAGGGGGCCGCCAAAGCCCACACAGTGGCTTTCAAAGCGCGAGCTGCGCTGCTGAACGACGCCGGTGGCGCCGATATGCTGCACATTTTCGCCTTCCATGTTCAGGCGAATGTTGGTGACGTTCGCACCTTCAGCAAGATTGAACTCGGTGATGGTGTTAACCATGACCGCTTCCTGCCCGCTGGAAATATACTCTTCAACCAGAGTGATCTGGCTGTTGCGACCGGCATCGACAAAAATGCGCGGAAAGGCGGATCCGCTGGCGCCGGCAGTAACCTCATGAATGACAAACAGAGGCTGGTCAAGAACCGCACCCGGCTCCAGACGAATGACCAGTCCATCTTCAAAGCGGGCCGAGTTGAGGCCCGCCAGTTGTACGGCTTTTCTGTCCAGGGTGCTGTCCAGGCGCTCGGCCAGTTCGCTGGCTTCAGCGTCCGAAAGGTCGCCGAAACGCTGGATAAGAATGTTGTTCAGATCCGGATACTCGCTGGCTTCCGGCATCATCATGCCATTGATGAAAACCACCTTGTAGCCGGGAACAGCCAGAGCGCTGCCGGTTTTGCCTGCAGTAGGCAGCGAGACGGCCATCTCGTCGGTCAGCTTCAGGTACTTGCTGGAATACTTCCAGTTTTCTGTTTTCCGCGTTGGCAGGGGCATGTCCACCAGAGCGGCACCGCGCTGTTTGCGCAGGGCGAGCAGAGGCTCCGGTAGCGCCTGGCCAGCCGGATGCAGGAACGCGGTGGAAAGCGTTGGTGCTGGTTTCATTCCGCGATCTCCTTAATTGGCTGAGCTGGCTTCAGTTGCTTCATCCTTGACGCCAAGCCAGCCATAGCCGCGCTCTTCCAGCTCCAGAGCCAGTTCGCGACCGCCGGATTTTACGATCTTGCCACCGGCGAGGACGTGCACATGATCCGGCACGATGTGATCGAGCAGGCGCTGATAGTGAGTCACCATCAGAATGGCCCGGTCTTCGGAGCGCAGGGCGTTAACGCCGTCTGAAACCACCTTGAGAGCGTCGATATCGAGCCCGGAGTCGGTTTCGTCCAGAATGGCCAGCTTCGGCTGCAGCAACAGAGCCTGCATGATTTCGTTACGCTTCTTCTCGCCGCCGGAGAAACCTTCGTTTACGCCGCGCTTGAGGAACGCAGGATCCAGATCCACCTGCTTTGATACTTCCCGGGCCAGCTTCATAAACTCAGCCGCGTTCATTTCCGGCTCGCCCCTATGAAGGCGCATGGAGTTCACCGCAGTGCGCATGAACTGTAAGTTACTGACGCCCGGAATCTCTACCGGGTACTGAAATGCGAGAAATACTCCGTCGCGCGCGCGCGCTTCAGTCGTTTTTTCAAGCAGGTTTTCGCCATTCAACGTAACTTCACCTGAGGTAACTTCAAATGCGTCGTTCCCTGCGAGCACCTGGGAAAGGGTACTTTTGCCTGACCCGTTCGGGCCCATAATGGCATGTACTTCCCCGGCCTTGATCTCCAGGTTAATGCCCTTGAGGATCTCTTTGCCCTCAACGGATGCGTGCAGGTTCTTGATGCTCAGCATTTGTAGGATTCTCTCTATTTTATCCGTCTGAATTCTGATTGCTTGCAATGCTTTGGGTTCATGCCGTCTTAGCCGACAGAACCCTCGAGGCTGACTTCCAGAAGCTTGCCGGCTTCAACCGCAAACTCCATAGGAAGCTCCTTGAAAACTTCTTTGCAGAAACCGTTCACAATCATGGAAACGGCCTGTTCCGGATCGATACCGCGCTGACGGCACAGGAACATCTGCTCGTCACTGACTTTGGACGTGGTCGCTTCATGCTCAACGATCGCGGACTTATTCAGGCTCTCGATGTACGGGAAAGTGTGCGCGCCGCAGCGGTCGCCGATCAACAGCGAGTCACACTGGGTGAAGTTGCGCGCGCCCTCTGCGCGGGGGCCGAACTTGACCAGGCCACGATAGGCGTTGGAGCTTTTACCGGCTGAAATACCTTTTGAGATGATGGTGCTGGACGTGTTCTTGCCCAGGTGAATCATCTTGGTACCGGTGTCAGCCTGCTGATAATTGTGGGTGAGTGCTACCGAGTAGAACTCGCCGACGCTGTTTTCGCCGCGCAGGATGCAGCTCGGGTACTTCCAGGTAATCGCAGAACCCGTTTCAACCTGGGTCCAGGAAACTTTAGAGTTCTTGCCGATGCAGGCCGCGCGCTTGGTGACGAAGTTGAAAATGCCGCCTTTGCCGTTTTCATCGCCCGGGTACCAGTTCTGTACCGTGGAGTACTTGATCTGGGCGTCGTCCAGTGCAACCAGCTCGACTACCGCTGCGTGCAGCTGGTTTTCATCGCGCATGGGGGCGGTACAGCCTTCCAGGTAGCTGACGTAGCTGCCTTCGTCGGCGATAATCAGCGTGCGCTCGAACTGCCCGGTGTTTGCCGCGTTGATGCGGAAGTAGGTGGATAGCTCCATGGGGCAGCGGACGCCCTTGGGAACGTAAACGAAGGTGCCGTCGGAAAAGACTGCGGCGTTAAGCCCGGCAAAGTAGTTGTCCGTGTGGGGCACAACGGAGCCGAGGTATTTCTGGACCAGCTCCGGGTAGTCGCGCACCGCTTCCGAGATGGAGCAGAAAATAACGCCGGCTTTTGCCAGCGGCTCTTTGAAGGTGGTAGCTACGGAAACGGAATCAAACACCGCGTCCACAGCCACGCCAGCGAGCTGTGCGCGCTCATGCAGAGGGATGCCCAGTTTTTCGTAGGTTCTGAGCAGCTCGGGATCTACATCATCGAGGCTCTGGGGCATGTCTTCTTTGCGCTTGGGGGCGGAGTAATAGGAAATCGAGTTATAGTCGATTTTTGGATAGCCCACATGCGCCCAGTCCGGCTCTTTCATCTCCAGCCAGCGACGATAGGCTTTGAGGCGCCATTCCAGCATGAATTCCGGCTCTTTCTTGATTGCAGAAAGGCGGGCGATGACGTCTTCATTCAAACCGGGATCGAACGTATCTACTTCGATTTCTGTGACGAAACCGTGCTCGTACTCCCGTTTGACCAGTTCGTTCACCTCTTGGTCGGTGGTCGCCATGATCGTCGCTCCGTATTCTCTCATCGTGGGCTCTGAGGCCCTTTAGTTTGCCGCCAACCAGAGTGGGTTGCGGGGGCTGATCTGTTGTTTCTGGTTCATGATTGTACAATACCATACTAAATTAGTCAGGTATTAAATTGCGGGACAGCCAATTATAGCGTAATACGCCCGCCAGAGGCTAAGTCTGACGGGCGCAACGGCTTTGGTGCAGGTTTATACGGAGCCCGGGGCTCAGTGGAGCATCAGGCTTCGGATGGCAGAATGCGGGTAAGGTAGCTATGCCCGAGCGCATCGGGAGTACGCGGCGGGCGGGGTATGCGAACAATGTGTCCGCTGCCGGGTGCGTAATCTATAGCGACGCCGTTGAGGCTCTCCATAACGGGTATCGCGAACAACAGATTGCCAGATGGCGTAATCAGCTCGAGCTGGTCGCCTGGCGCAAACTTGTTTTTCACGTTAATGGTCAACCATTTGCCGTCGTCATTGGTGATGGTGCCGGCTACCTGCTGAGTACCAAGATAAGATGAGCCTCTTTCGTAGGTCTGGTATTCCTGAGGCATGTGTCGGCGCAGGAAGCCCTCGGTGTAGCCCCGGTTCGACAGCGCTTCCAACTCGTTCATCAGGCCCATGTCGAAGGACTTGCCTTGTGTGGCCTGATCGATGGCGCGGCGATATACTTGGGTGGTCCGTGCCACGTAATAGGTGCTTTTCGTGCGACCCTCTATTTTCAGTGAATGCACGCCCATCGCCGCCAGTTCGGCCACATGCTGTACAGCTCGCAGGTCCCGGGAGTTCATGATGTAGGTGCCGTGCTCATCCTCATAAGCGGGAATAAAACTGCCCGGGCGGTTGGGCTCTTCGAGCAGGATTTCTTTCGGCTCGTAGTTAAACACTTCACTTGCTACTGATGAGGCAATCAGGTCGCCGGTGTGGTCGTGGGTATGTTGAACTTCCTTATAGTCCCAGCGACAGGCGTTGGTGCAGGCGCCCTGGTTGGCATCCCTGTGATTCATATAACCGGAGAGCAGACAGCGCCCTGAATAAGCCATACACAGTGCGCCGTGAACAAAAACTTCCAGCTCCATTTGCGGAACCCGTTCACGGATGTCGCGGATTTCACCGAGTGCGAGGTCCCGGGACAGAATCACCCGGCTGATGCCCTGGCGGCGCCAGAATTCCACCGTTGCCCAGTTTACGGCATTGGCCTGCACCGATAGGTGAATGGGTTGATCCGGCCACTTTTCCCGCACCAACATGATCAGGCCCGGGTCTGACATGATCAGGGCATCAGGCTTGTGTTCAAGCACCGGTTCCAGGTCCCTCAGGTAGGAGCGTACCTTGTCGTTGTGCGGCGCTATGTTCGAAACCAGATAGAACTGTTTACCCAGAGCGTGGGCTCTCTGTATGCCGGCACCCAGAGCAGCCGTGTCTTTAAAGCTGTTATTGCGTACCCGCAGTGAGTAGCGTGGCTGGCCGGCGTAGACGGCATCCGCACCATAGGCAAACGCGGTTTCAAGGTGTTCAGGGGTGCCGGCAGGTGCCAGCAGTTCCGGGATATTCATTGCGGCTCCAGATGAATCTGTGGATGGCTATTTTGCCGCAAGCTAATGTGCTTTCTCTTGATCCTGCTCAAACGTCTTATTGATTACTTTCAGCTAACATGTGTACGCTGTAACCTGAATTGAGCAGGTCGATATTTATCAATGAGGAGGATCGCAGAATGGCATCAGAGCCTCTGGATGCAGAGGTGGTGCGGGTTTCATTGAGTAACAGAGTGAGTTCGCTGATCAGTATTCAGCTTGCCCGTGGCAAGGTGGGTGTTGAAGTGGTGGCGTCGCAATTACACATGAGCCGGTACACGCTTCACAAGAAATTGAAGCGGGAGGGGTTAACCTTTGCCCGCCTGCTGGAAGATGTGCGCCGTAAGCAGGCGCTGACTTACATGCAGGATAAAACCAAGCCGCTGGTGGAAATTGCCGAACAGCTTGGGTTTTCAGAGCTGAGCGCATTCAGCCGGGCGTTCAAGCGCTGGATGGGCACTTCCCCGGCTGCATATCGCTCTGTCAGGTTTTCCTGAGCGCGATTAGTGCTTTTTGAACACCAGCGTGGCGTTGGTGCCGCCAAAGCCAAAACTGTTGCTCATGACCA
This genomic interval carries:
- the trhP gene encoding prephenate-dependent tRNA uridine(34) hydroxylase TrhP; amino-acid sequence: MNIPELLAPAGTPEHLETAFAYGADAVYAGQPRYSLRVRNNSFKDTAALGAGIQRAHALGKQFYLVSNIAPHNDKVRSYLRDLEPVLEHKPDALIMSDPGLIMLVREKWPDQPIHLSVQANAVNWATVEFWRRQGISRVILSRDLALGEIRDIRERVPQMELEVFVHGALCMAYSGRCLLSGYMNHRDANQGACTNACRWDYKEVQHTHDHTGDLIASSVASEVFNYEPKEILLEEPNRPGSFIPAYEDEHGTYIMNSRDLRAVQHVAELAAMGVHSLKIEGRTKSTYYVARTTQVYRRAIDQATQGKSFDMGLMNELEALSNRGYTEGFLRRHMPQEYQTYERGSSYLGTQQVAGTITNDDGKWLTINVKNKFAPGDQLELITPSGNLLFAIPVMESLNGVAIDYAPGSGHIVRIPRPPRTPDALGHSYLTRILPSEA
- a CDS encoding helix-turn-helix transcriptional regulator, whose translation is MASEPLDAEVVRVSLSNRVSSLISIQLARGKVGVEVVASQLHMSRYTLHKKLKREGLTFARLLEDVRRKQALTYMQDKTKPLVEIAEQLGFSELSAFSRAFKRWMGTSPAAYRSVRFS
- the sufC gene encoding Fe-S cluster assembly ATPase SufC, whose amino-acid sequence is MLSIKNLHASVEGKEILKGINLEIKAGEVHAIMGPNGSGKSTLSQVLAGNDAFEVTSGEVTLNGENLLEKTTEARARDGVFLAFQYPVEIPGVSNLQFMRTAVNSMRLHRGEPEMNAAEFMKLAREVSKQVDLDPAFLKRGVNEGFSGGEKKRNEIMQALLLQPKLAILDETDSGLDIDALKVVSDGVNALRSEDRAILMVTHYQRLLDHIVPDHVHVLAGGKIVKSGGRELALELEERGYGWLGVKDEATEASSAN
- the sufB gene encoding Fe-S cluster assembly protein SufB — encoded protein: MATTDQEVNELVKREYEHGFVTEIEVDTFDPGLNEDVIARLSAIKKEPEFMLEWRLKAYRRWLEMKEPDWAHVGYPKIDYNSISYYSAPKRKEDMPQSLDDVDPELLRTYEKLGIPLHERAQLAGVAVDAVFDSVSVATTFKEPLAKAGVIFCSISEAVRDYPELVQKYLGSVVPHTDNYFAGLNAAVFSDGTFVYVPKGVRCPMELSTYFRINAANTGQFERTLIIADEGSYVSYLEGCTAPMRDENQLHAAVVELVALDDAQIKYSTVQNWYPGDENGKGGIFNFVTKRAACIGKNSKVSWTQVETGSAITWKYPSCILRGENSVGEFYSVALTHNYQQADTGTKMIHLGKNTSSTIISKGISAGKSSNAYRGLVKFGPRAEGARNFTQCDSLLIGDRCGAHTFPYIESLNKSAIVEHEATTSKVSDEQMFLCRQRGIDPEQAVSMIVNGFCKEVFKELPMEFAVEAGKLLEVSLEGSVG
- the sufD gene encoding Fe-S cluster assembly protein SufD, coding for MKPAPTLSTAFLHPAGQALPEPLLALRKQRGAALVDMPLPTRKTENWKYSSKYLKLTDEMAVSLPTAGKTGSALAVPGYKVVFINGMMMPEASEYPDLNNILIQRFGDLSDAEASELAERLDSTLDRKAVQLAGLNSARFEDGLVIRLEPGAVLDQPLFVIHEVTAGASGSAFPRIFVDAGRNSQITLVEEYISSGQEAVMVNTITEFNLAEGANVTNIRLNMEGENVQHIGATGVVQQRSSRFESHCVGFGGPLRRHDLQVRLEGEGAECKLNGVVVTQGTQHYDNHTTIEHVAPRCDSEETYRNIAADKSHAVFNGRIHIHQDAQKSNANMNNKNLLLDTGAEIDTKPELEIYADDVKCAHGATIGQLDKGSLFYLVSRGIGRREANVLLTMAFINELVTQIPVEAVRETVQTRLNLFFDQAFQEA
- a CDS encoding aminotransferase class V-fold PLP-dependent enzyme, which encodes MNNLSVANTATHKAFDVKAIRRDFPILSQQVNGKPLVYLDNGASAQKPLAVLDAMDRYYREMHSNVHRGAHTLGDRATAAFEGARETVRSFLNAGSTQEIIWTRGTTEAINLVANGLAPRLKAGDEILVSHMEHHANIVPWQMLAERTGAKVVPIQVTPQGELDLESFNSLLNDRTRVLAITHVSNVLGTINPVADMVKQAKVRGIITLLDGAQAVPHFQPDVQALDCDFYVFSSHKLFGPTGIGVLYGKAALLEEMPPYQGGGEMIERVSFERTTWNTLPYKFEAGTPAIAEAVGLGAAIEYLNGFDREAMEAAENALLERANQLVETVPGMAIIGTAKSKVPVMSFKIKGLHPSDIGTLLDQQGIAIRTGHHCAMPLMDFYGVPGTARASFAFYNTLDEVDQLFTALQKVQRLFA